The following coding sequences lie in one Actinomyces capricornis genomic window:
- the ndhC gene encoding NADH-quinone oxidoreductase subunit A, which translates to MNPYAPLLIMAAVALLVAVGGLAMSALISPTRHNRVKVANYECGIDPTPANTEHGRFPVSFYLVGMTFIIFDVEVVFLYPWATAFARLGFFGLSAALVFIALITVPYILEWRRGGLDWD; encoded by the coding sequence ATGAACCCCTATGCCCCCCTGCTCATCATGGCGGCAGTGGCCCTCCTGGTGGCCGTCGGCGGCCTGGCCATGAGCGCCCTCATCAGCCCCACGCGCCACAACCGCGTCAAGGTCGCCAACTACGAGTGCGGCATCGACCCCACCCCCGCCAACACCGAGCACGGGCGCTTCCCCGTCTCCTTCTACCTGGTGGGCATGACCTTCATCATCTTCGACGTCGAGGTCGTCTTCCTCTACCCCTGGGCCACGGCCTTCGCCCGCCTGGGCTTCTTCGGCCTGAGCGCCGCCCTGGTCTTCATCGCCCTCATCACCGTGCCCTACATCCTGGAGTGGCGCCGCGGCGGACTGGACTGGGACTGA
- the nuoE gene encoding NADH-quinone oxidoreductase subunit NuoE: protein MSTTDSATNNAVATRDQAPAEPGPARELGYSPEAAGRLEADIEQIIARYPVGQERSALIPMLHLIQSVDGYVSPAGIALCAQRLSLSRSEVSAVATFYSQFRRHPSGTYHVGVCTNALCAVMGGDEIWQAVAEHTGLGSDETSEDGTISLERVECNAACDYAPVVMVNWEFFDNQTPQSAVALVSALERGEAVSPTRGPEVLPTFKDNERLLAGFEDGHGDEGPGGAEPTLRGLRIAREKDWTAPKEEGK, encoded by the coding sequence ATGAGCACCACCGACAGCGCCACCAACAACGCCGTGGCCACCCGCGACCAGGCGCCGGCCGAGCCCGGCCCGGCCCGGGAGCTGGGCTACAGCCCCGAGGCCGCCGGCCGCCTGGAGGCCGACATCGAGCAGATCATCGCCCGCTACCCCGTGGGCCAGGAGCGCAGCGCGCTCATCCCCATGCTCCACCTCATCCAGTCCGTGGACGGCTACGTCTCTCCCGCCGGCATCGCGCTGTGCGCCCAGCGGCTGTCCCTGAGCCGCTCCGAGGTCTCTGCAGTGGCCACCTTCTACAGCCAGTTCCGCCGCCACCCCTCGGGCACCTACCACGTGGGGGTGTGCACCAACGCCCTGTGCGCCGTCATGGGCGGGGACGAGATCTGGCAGGCCGTGGCCGAGCACACCGGCCTGGGCTCCGATGAGACCAGCGAGGACGGGACCATCAGCCTGGAGCGCGTGGAGTGCAACGCCGCCTGCGACTACGCCCCCGTGGTCATGGTCAACTGGGAGTTCTTCGACAACCAGACCCCCCAGAGCGCCGTCGCCCTGGTCAGCGCCCTGGAGCGCGGCGAGGCCGTGAGCCCCACCCGCGGGCCCGAGGTGCTGCCGACCTTCAAGGACAACGAGCGCCTCCTGGCCGGCTTCGAGGACGGGCACGGCGACGAGGGCCCCGGCGGCGCCGAGCCCACCCTGCGGGGCCTGCGCATCGCCCGGGAGAAGGACTGGACCGCGCCCAAGGAGGAGGGCAAGTGA
- the nuoF gene encoding NADH-quinone oxidoreductase subunit NuoF produces MSETSNEPQDPQGPAFTAPGTLTPVLTDIWDAERSWSLETYRAHGGYQGLARARELGPEDLVGIVKDSGLRGRGGAGFPTGLKWSFLPPPDGGPRYLVVNADESEPGTCKDIPTILANPHALIEGIAITSRAIGCDHAFVYLRGEVAHVYRRLLGAVREATEAGLLATGFGLDGSQPLRITAHAGAGAYICGEETALLDSLEGRRGHPRLKPPFPAVAGLYARPTVVNNVETIASVPAILARGAQWYAAMGTEKSKGHGIFSVSGHVAHPGQYEAPFGITMRELIELSGGIRPGHELKFWVPGGSSTPIFGPEELDVPLDYESVAGAGSMLGTRALQVFDETVSAVRVVARWTEFYQHESCGKCTPCREGTYWMRQIMLRLEAGRGLPGDVEKLEDIAGNIAGRSFCALGDAAATPVLTGIQRFRAEFEAGCTTPANELFPYAASSIFERAR; encoded by the coding sequence GTGAGCGAGACGAGCAACGAGCCGCAGGACCCCCAGGGCCCCGCCTTCACGGCCCCCGGCACCCTCACCCCCGTCCTGACCGACATCTGGGACGCCGAGCGCTCCTGGAGCCTGGAGACCTACCGCGCCCACGGCGGCTACCAGGGCCTGGCCCGTGCACGCGAGCTCGGCCCCGAGGACCTGGTGGGCATCGTCAAGGACTCCGGGCTGCGCGGACGCGGGGGAGCGGGCTTCCCCACCGGCCTGAAGTGGTCCTTCCTGCCCCCGCCCGACGGCGGCCCCCGCTACCTGGTGGTCAACGCCGACGAGTCCGAGCCGGGCACCTGCAAGGACATCCCCACCATCCTGGCCAACCCCCACGCCCTCATCGAGGGCATCGCCATCACCTCGCGGGCCATCGGCTGCGACCACGCCTTCGTCTACCTGCGCGGGGAGGTCGCCCACGTCTACCGCCGGCTCCTGGGGGCCGTGCGCGAGGCCACCGAGGCCGGCCTGCTGGCCACCGGCTTCGGCCTGGACGGCTCCCAGCCCCTGCGCATCACCGCGCACGCCGGGGCCGGCGCCTACATCTGCGGTGAGGAGACCGCGCTGCTGGACTCCCTGGAGGGGCGCCGCGGCCACCCCCGCCTCAAGCCGCCCTTCCCCGCGGTCGCCGGCCTCTACGCCCGGCCCACCGTGGTCAACAACGTGGAGACCATCGCCTCGGTGCCCGCGATCCTGGCGCGCGGCGCCCAGTGGTACGCCGCCATGGGCACCGAGAAGTCCAAGGGCCACGGCATCTTCTCCGTCTCGGGCCACGTGGCCCACCCCGGCCAGTACGAGGCCCCCTTCGGCATCACCATGCGCGAGCTCATCGAGCTCTCCGGCGGCATCCGCCCCGGCCACGAGCTGAAGTTCTGGGTGCCCGGGGGCTCGTCCACCCCCATCTTCGGCCCCGAGGAGCTCGACGTCCCCCTGGACTACGAGTCCGTGGCCGGCGCCGGCTCCATGCTGGGCACCCGCGCCCTCCAGGTCTTCGACGAGACCGTCTCGGCGGTGCGCGTGGTGGCCCGCTGGACCGAGTTCTACCAGCACGAGTCCTGCGGCAAGTGCACCCCCTGCCGCGAGGGCACCTACTGGATGCGCCAGATCATGCTGCGCCTGGAGGCCGGCCGGGGACTGCCCGGGGATGTGGAGAAGCTGGAGGACATCGCCGGCAACATCGCGGGCCGCTCCTTCTGCGCCCTGGGCGACGCCGCCGCCACCCCGGTCCTGACCGGCATTCAGAGATTCCGCGCCGAGTTCGAGGCGGGCTGCACCACCCCGGCCAACGAGCTCTTCCCCTACGCGGCCTCCTCCATCTTCGAAAGGGCCCGGTGA
- a CDS encoding NADH-quinone oxidoreductase subunit C, translating to MSETTPSPQTPAAPEPPAVPEIAGTPVRPDLALEVIATRSGQFGAPDSDTTGYGLHTETITLAPAATRPYGGWFDDVVDHLAEDLAQDGVDPAAAIEKVVIERGELTVFIAREHLLAVARHLRDDQDLRFELCLGVSGVHYPGLTGRELHACIQLMSLTHGGRQLRLEVACPETDPHIPSIVAIYPGNDWHERETWDLMGIVFDGHPSLTRTAMPDDWVGHPQRKDYPLGGIPVEYKGATTPPADTRRSYS from the coding sequence ATGAGCGAGACCACCCCCTCCCCGCAGACCCCCGCCGCGCCCGAGCCGCCCGCCGTCCCCGAGATCGCGGGCACCCCCGTGCGCCCCGACCTGGCCCTGGAGGTCATCGCCACCCGCTCGGGCCAGTTCGGCGCCCCCGACTCCGACACCACCGGCTACGGCCTGCACACCGAGACCATCACCCTGGCCCCCGCCGCCACCCGCCCCTACGGCGGCTGGTTCGACGACGTCGTCGACCACCTCGCCGAGGACCTCGCCCAGGATGGGGTGGACCCGGCCGCCGCCATTGAGAAGGTCGTCATCGAGCGCGGTGAGCTCACCGTGTTCATCGCCCGCGAGCACCTCCTGGCGGTGGCCCGGCACCTGCGCGACGACCAGGACCTGCGCTTCGAGCTGTGCCTGGGCGTCAGCGGGGTCCACTACCCCGGTCTGACGGGCCGTGAGCTGCACGCCTGCATCCAGTTGATGAGCCTGACCCACGGCGGGCGCCAGCTGCGCCTGGAGGTCGCCTGCCCCGAGACCGACCCCCACATCCCCTCCATCGTCGCGATCTACCCCGGCAACGACTGGCACGAGCGCGAGACCTGGGACCTCATGGGCATCGTCTTCGACGGGCACCCCTCCCTGACCCGCACCGCCATGCCCGACGACTGGGTGGGCCACCCCCAGCGCAAGGACTACCCCCTGGGAGGCATCCCCGTGGAGTACAAGGGGGCCACCACCCCGCCCGCCGACACCCGGAGGTCCTACAGCTGA
- a CDS encoding geranylgeranyl reductase family protein produces the protein MTTQATQPAGAASPSTGSPGASADVIVVGAGPAGCSAARHLATAGLDVLLLEKNELGRDKVCGDGLTPSAVRELVRLGMDTTGWQRNSGLRVIGGGHRLHFPWPEQASLPSYGLARPRALLDRDLAEHAAAAGARLLTGVTVTAPRTSRTGRITGVEAKPTPRVTYPGIEAPATLTAPLVIDAGGVSARLATAVGRTKNERRPLGVAVRAYFRSPRADDAWMESHLELWDGPAGASELLPGYGWIWPVGEGLVNVGLGSVSSRAATTRIDYKSVFSTWMRNVPQSWGLTPDNQVGRLASAALPMAFNRKPHYADGLMLLGDAGGMVSPFNGEGIAQALMSGRLAAEAAAQAAARSTASGREQALAQYPRALSAEMGGYYTLGRVFVSLIEHPEVMRLCTRHGLPRKHLMRIVTKLLSDGWERRGGDSIDHFIQLLTRMVPAA, from the coding sequence GTGACCACTCAGGCCACCCAGCCCGCAGGCGCCGCCAGCCCAAGCACAGGCAGCCCGGGAGCCAGTGCCGACGTCATCGTCGTCGGCGCCGGGCCCGCCGGATGCTCTGCCGCCCGCCACCTGGCCACCGCCGGCCTCGACGTCCTGCTCCTGGAGAAGAACGAGTTGGGGCGGGACAAGGTCTGCGGCGACGGCCTGACCCCCTCGGCCGTGCGCGAGCTCGTGCGCCTGGGCATGGACACCACCGGCTGGCAGCGCAACTCCGGCCTGCGCGTCATCGGCGGCGGCCACCGCCTCCACTTCCCCTGGCCCGAGCAGGCCTCCCTGCCCTCCTACGGCCTGGCCCGCCCCCGCGCCCTGCTCGACCGCGACCTGGCCGAGCACGCCGCCGCCGCCGGCGCCCGCCTCCTGACCGGCGTCACCGTTACCGCCCCGCGCACCAGCCGGACCGGGCGCATCACCGGCGTCGAGGCCAAGCCCACCCCCCGCGTGACCTACCCCGGCATCGAGGCCCCCGCCACCCTGACCGCCCCCCTGGTCATCGACGCCGGGGGAGTCTCCGCCCGCCTGGCCACCGCCGTGGGCCGCACCAAGAACGAGCGCCGCCCCCTGGGCGTGGCCGTGCGCGCCTACTTCCGCTCCCCGCGAGCCGACGACGCCTGGATGGAGTCCCACCTGGAGCTGTGGGACGGCCCCGCCGGAGCCTCCGAGCTCCTGCCCGGCTACGGCTGGATCTGGCCGGTGGGGGAGGGCCTGGTCAACGTCGGGCTCGGCTCGGTCTCCTCGCGCGCCGCCACCACCCGGATCGACTACAAGAGCGTCTTCTCCACCTGGATGCGCAACGTCCCGCAGTCCTGGGGCCTGACCCCCGACAACCAGGTGGGCCGCCTGGCCAGCGCCGCCCTGCCCATGGCCTTCAACCGCAAGCCCCACTACGCCGACGGCCTCATGCTCCTGGGCGACGCCGGGGGCATGGTCTCGCCCTTCAACGGCGAGGGCATCGCCCAGGCCCTCATGTCCGGGCGCCTGGCCGCCGAGGCCGCCGCCCAGGCCGCCGCCCGCTCCACCGCCTCCGGGCGCGAGCAGGCCCTGGCCCAGTACCCCCGGGCTCTGAGCGCGGAGATGGGCGGCTACTACACCCTGGGCCGCGTCTTCGTCTCCCTCATCGAGCACCCCGAGGTCATGCGCCTGTGCACCCGCCACGGGCTGCCCCGCAAGCACCTCATGCGCATCGTCACCAAGCTCCTGTCCGACGGCTGGGAGCGGCGCGGCGGCGACTCCATCGACCACTTCATCCAGCTCCTGACAAGGATGGTGCCCGCAGCATGA
- a CDS encoding NADH-quinone oxidoreductase subunit D, with translation MSTPTSAFHATGPATDDLAQGAEQFTANGGDWDEIAARIAERDEADRLRNDRIVVNMGPVHPSTHGVLRLVLEVDGETVTEVRVGTGYLHTGIEKNMEYRTWTQGETFVTRMDYVAPFFQEVAYALAVEKLLGITDDIPEKATVTRVLLMELNRIASHVVAVGTGGNEMGGTTLMTIAFRARENILKAFEMVSGLRMNHAFIRPGGLAQDLPEGFTGFVRSVMPDIKNDIHELELLLMANPILKARFIGVGEISLAGGLALGLTGPCLRAAGYPLDLRRTSPYCGYETYDFEVPVYDRSDCFNRLRIRLDECYESLVIISQCLERLDEISARGDDPSNTTMVADPTIAWPARMAIATDGQGQSLEHVREIMGSSMESLIHHFKLVTQGFRVPAGQVYQTIEHAKGVLGVHAVSDGGTRPYRVHFRDPSFSNLQSVAMMGEGGMIADLVPALASVDPVLGGVDR, from the coding sequence ATGAGCACCCCCACCTCTGCCTTCCACGCCACCGGGCCCGCCACCGACGACCTGGCCCAGGGCGCCGAGCAGTTCACCGCCAACGGCGGGGACTGGGATGAGATCGCCGCCCGCATCGCCGAGCGCGACGAGGCCGACCGCCTGCGCAACGACCGCATCGTGGTCAACATGGGCCCGGTCCACCCCTCCACCCACGGCGTGCTGCGCCTGGTCCTGGAGGTCGACGGCGAGACCGTCACCGAGGTGCGCGTGGGCACTGGCTACCTGCACACGGGCATCGAGAAGAACATGGAGTACCGCACCTGGACCCAGGGCGAGACCTTCGTGACCCGCATGGACTATGTCGCCCCCTTCTTCCAGGAGGTCGCCTACGCCCTGGCCGTCGAGAAGCTCCTGGGCATCACCGACGACATCCCCGAGAAGGCCACCGTCACCCGCGTGCTGCTCATGGAGCTCAACCGCATCGCCTCCCACGTGGTGGCCGTGGGCACCGGCGGCAACGAGATGGGCGGCACCACGCTGATGACCATCGCCTTCCGGGCCCGGGAGAACATCCTCAAGGCCTTCGAGATGGTCTCCGGGCTGCGCATGAACCACGCCTTCATCCGCCCCGGCGGCCTGGCCCAGGACCTGCCCGAGGGCTTCACCGGCTTCGTGCGCTCGGTCATGCCCGACATCAAGAACGACATCCACGAGCTCGAGCTGCTGCTCATGGCCAACCCCATCCTCAAGGCCCGCTTCATCGGGGTCGGAGAGATCAGCCTGGCCGGCGGCCTGGCCCTGGGCCTGACCGGCCCCTGCCTGCGCGCCGCCGGCTACCCCCTGGACCTGCGCCGCACCAGCCCCTACTGCGGCTACGAGACCTACGACTTCGAGGTGCCGGTCTACGACCGCTCCGACTGCTTCAACCGCCTGCGCATCCGCCTGGACGAGTGCTACGAGTCCCTGGTCATCATCTCCCAGTGCCTGGAGCGCCTCGATGAGATCTCCGCGCGCGGGGACGACCCCTCCAACACCACCATGGTGGCCGACCCCACCATCGCCTGGCCCGCCCGCATGGCCATCGCCACCGACGGCCAGGGCCAGTCCCTGGAGCACGTGCGCGAGATCATGGGCAGCTCCATGGAGTCCCTCATCCACCACTTCAAGCTGGTCACCCAGGGATTCCGGGTCCCCGCCGGGCAGGTCTACCAGACCATCGAGCACGCCAAGGGCGTCCTGGGCGTCCACGCCGTCTCCGACGGCGGCACCCGCCCCTACCGGGTCCACTTCCGCGACCCCTCCTTCTCCAACCTGCAGTCGGTGGCCATGATGGGCGAGGGCGGCATGATCGCCGACCTCGTGCCCGCCCTGGCCTCCGTCGACCCCGTCCTGGGAGGTGTGGACCGCTGA
- a CDS encoding NADH-quinone oxidoreductase subunit G, protein MVTMTIDGMPVSVEKGTLLIRAAEQVGVRIPRFCDHPLLAPSANCRQCLVEVAMPGRDGVVRPMPKPQPSCAMTAMEGMEISTQATSEVAAKAQAGTMEFLLINHPLDCPVCDKGGECPLQNQALELMASGARSATRFTDVKRTFPKPLRLTSNVLLDRDRCILCQRCVRFAREIPGDPFIALQGRGGGHPSTDMDGHPEHAGGLYSEQIGRFDPQVLDFHDPHAGPSSTIRGGHGLSAADDLAGPGGDPGVAGGLAGGPGTGPGLVDMDASGRPFASYFSGNIIQICPVGALTSARYRFRARPMDLVSTDSVTEHDASGSAIRVDMRRGTVLRRLAGNDPEVNEEWITDKDRFAFPWSSLPDRLTVPLVRDEDTGELVATSWSDALDTAARALEDAKGRGGVGLLPGGRLTLEDAWAWSRFARTVLGTHDIDQRVRDHSSEEDSFLAARVAGTGLGEVTYRSLESAGQVLLVALEPEDECGSLFLRLRKGVLAGGVRVATIAPGLTNGSRKLSAQAILAAPGQEARTLALLPRTHPELVEALRAPGATIIVGERAAAVPGLLSVVDVLATALGARLAWVPRRAGERGGIEAGLLPGLLPGGRPVADAAARRQVERAWGMAEGAELPAAPGRDTTAILTALAQGDLTGLVIGGVDLRDLPDPALARTALSQAGTVIQLEVRRSEVSEAADVVLPVAPAVEKNGTFVNWEGRVRPFGQAHVSRARTDRQVLGMLAAEMGADLGVADLEALHAELAALGLWAGQRPRVTPTGPAHALSGAEDAPAQDVPVQEPPAQDSAATQEPAGAPAEGVAAHLATHKPMLDAGRLQDGEPFLAATALQPVARIATDLAAGLGLRPGDPVTIASPQGRITLPAAVGAVAEGTVWLPECSAGSTVRQTLGVGHGSPVRLSAGSPPGGATAPAAPFAAATTPETTGEAH, encoded by the coding sequence ATGGTGACCATGACCATCGACGGCATGCCGGTGAGCGTGGAGAAGGGCACCCTGCTCATCCGCGCCGCCGAGCAGGTGGGAGTGCGCATCCCCCGCTTCTGCGACCACCCGCTCCTGGCGCCCTCGGCCAACTGCCGCCAGTGCCTGGTGGAGGTGGCCATGCCCGGGCGCGACGGCGTCGTGCGCCCCATGCCCAAGCCCCAGCCCTCCTGCGCCATGACCGCCATGGAGGGCATGGAGATCTCCACCCAGGCCACCAGCGAGGTCGCCGCCAAGGCCCAGGCCGGCACCATGGAGTTCCTCCTCATCAACCACCCCCTGGACTGCCCCGTGTGCGACAAGGGCGGGGAGTGCCCCCTGCAGAACCAGGCCCTGGAGCTCATGGCCTCCGGGGCCCGCAGCGCCACCCGCTTCACCGACGTCAAGCGCACCTTCCCCAAGCCGCTGCGCCTGACCAGCAACGTCCTGCTCGACCGGGACCGCTGCATCCTGTGCCAGCGCTGCGTGCGCTTCGCCCGGGAGATCCCCGGAGACCCCTTCATCGCCCTCCAGGGGCGCGGCGGGGGCCACCCCTCCACCGACATGGACGGCCACCCCGAGCACGCCGGGGGCCTGTACTCCGAGCAGATCGGCCGCTTCGACCCCCAGGTCCTGGACTTCCACGACCCCCACGCCGGTCCCTCCTCCACCATCCGCGGGGGCCACGGCCTGAGCGCCGCCGACGACCTGGCCGGCCCCGGAGGGGACCCGGGCGTGGCCGGGGGCCTGGCCGGCGGGCCGGGAACCGGGCCGGGCCTGGTGGACATGGACGCCTCCGGGCGCCCCTTCGCCTCCTACTTCTCGGGCAACATCATCCAGATCTGCCCGGTGGGCGCGCTGACCAGCGCCCGCTACCGCTTCCGCGCCCGGCCCATGGACCTGGTCTCCACCGACTCGGTCACCGAGCACGACGCCTCGGGCTCGGCCATCCGCGTGGACATGCGTCGCGGCACGGTCCTGCGCCGCCTGGCCGGCAACGACCCCGAGGTCAACGAGGAGTGGATCACCGACAAGGACCGCTTCGCCTTCCCCTGGTCCAGCCTGCCCGACCGCCTCACCGTGCCCCTGGTGCGCGACGAGGACACCGGCGAACTGGTGGCCACCAGCTGGTCCGACGCCCTGGACACCGCCGCCCGCGCCCTGGAGGACGCCAAGGGCCGGGGCGGGGTCGGCCTGCTGCCGGGCGGCCGTCTGACCCTGGAGGACGCCTGGGCCTGGTCCCGCTTCGCCCGCACCGTCCTGGGCACCCACGACATCGACCAGCGCGTGCGCGACCACAGCAGCGAGGAGGACTCCTTCCTGGCCGCGCGCGTGGCCGGCACCGGCCTGGGGGAGGTCACCTACCGCTCCCTGGAGAGCGCCGGCCAGGTGCTCCTGGTGGCCCTGGAGCCCGAGGACGAGTGCGGCTCCCTGTTCCTGCGCCTGCGCAAGGGGGTGCTCGCCGGCGGCGTGCGCGTGGCCACCATCGCCCCCGGCCTGACCAACGGCAGCCGCAAGCTCTCCGCCCAGGCGATCCTGGCCGCCCCGGGACAGGAGGCGCGCACCCTCGCCCTGCTGCCCCGCACCCACCCCGAGCTCGTCGAGGCCCTGCGCGCCCCCGGCGCCACCATCATCGTGGGCGAGCGCGCCGCGGCCGTGCCCGGCCTGCTCAGCGTCGTCGACGTCCTGGCCACCGCCCTGGGCGCCCGCCTGGCCTGGGTGCCGCGCCGCGCCGGGGAGCGCGGGGGCATCGAGGCCGGCCTGCTGCCCGGCCTGCTGCCCGGGGGCCGCCCCGTGGCCGATGCCGCCGCCCGCCGGCAGGTCGAGCGCGCCTGGGGCATGGCCGAGGGCGCCGAGCTGCCCGCCGCCCCGGGCCGCGACACCACCGCCATCCTCACCGCCCTGGCCCAGGGGGACCTGACCGGCCTGGTCATCGGCGGGGTGGACCTGCGCGACCTGCCCGACCCCGCCCTGGCACGCACCGCCCTGTCCCAGGCCGGCACCGTCATCCAGCTCGAGGTGCGCCGCTCCGAGGTCAGCGAGGCCGCCGACGTCGTCCTGCCCGTGGCCCCGGCCGTGGAGAAGAACGGGACCTTCGTCAACTGGGAGGGCCGCGTGCGGCCCTTCGGCCAGGCCCACGTCTCGCGCGCCCGCACCGACCGCCAGGTCCTGGGCATGCTCGCCGCCGAGATGGGCGCCGACCTGGGCGTGGCCGACCTGGAGGCCCTCCACGCCGAGCTCGCCGCCCTGGGCCTGTGGGCCGGGCAGCGCCCGCGCGTGACCCCCACCGGGCCGGCTCACGCCCTCAGCGGCGCCGAGGACGCCCCCGCGCAGGACGTCCCCGTTCAGGAGCCCCCCGCGCAGGACAGCGCCGCGACCCAGGAGCCCGCCGGCGCCCCCGCCGAGGGCGTAGCCGCCCACCTGGCCACCCACAAGCCCATGCTCGACGCCGGCCGGCTCCAGGACGGCGAGCCCTTCCTGGCCGCCACCGCCCTGCAGCCCGTGGCCAGGATCGCCACCGACCTGGCCGCCGGCCTGGGCCTGCGCCCCGGGGACCCGGTGACCATCGCCTCCCCCCAGGGCCGGATCACCCTGCCCGCCGCCGTTGGGGCCGTGGCCGAGGGCACGGTCTGGCTGCCCGAGTGCTCGGCCGGCTCCACCGTGCGCCAGACCCTGGGGGTCGGGCACGGCTCGCCGGTGCGCCTCAGCGCCGGCTCCCCGCCGGGAGGCGCCACCGCCCCGGCGGCGCCCTTCGCCGCAGCCACCACTCCTGAGACCACCGGGGAGGCGCACTGA
- a CDS encoding NADH-quinone oxidoreductase subunit B, with the protein MKEHNAFMASIPSKRDDPAAQAAAEVDSPGFLLTTVEKLAGLAQARSLWPVTMGLACCAIEMMAAGTPRFDMARFGWEVFRASPRHADVMIVSGRVSHKMAPIVRNVYDSMPEPKWVISMGACASSGGIFNNYAVVQGCDHIVPVDIYLPGCPPRPEMLLNAMLELTRQIERKPLFKHREEIARAVEAAALSATPTHEMKGLLA; encoded by the coding sequence ATGAAAGAGCACAACGCCTTCATGGCGTCCATCCCCTCCAAGCGGGACGATCCGGCCGCCCAGGCCGCGGCCGAGGTGGACTCGCCCGGCTTCCTGCTGACCACGGTGGAGAAGCTGGCGGGACTGGCCCAGGCCCGCTCCCTGTGGCCGGTGACCATGGGCCTGGCCTGCTGCGCCATCGAGATGATGGCCGCCGGCACCCCCCGCTTCGACATGGCGCGCTTCGGCTGGGAGGTCTTCCGCGCCTCCCCCCGCCACGCCGACGTCATGATCGTCTCGGGCCGGGTCTCCCACAAGATGGCCCCCATCGTGCGCAATGTCTACGACTCCATGCCCGAGCCCAAGTGGGTCATCTCCATGGGCGCCTGCGCCTCCTCCGGCGGCATCTTCAACAACTACGCCGTGGTCCAGGGCTGCGACCACATCGTGCCGGTGGACATCTACCTGCCCGGCTGCCCGCCCCGCCCCGAGATGCTGCTCAACGCCATGCTCGAGCTCACCCGCCAGATCGAGCGCAAGCCCCTGTTCAAGCACCGCGAGGAGATCGCCCGCGCCGTCGAGGCCGCCGCCCTGTCCGCCACCCCCACCCACGAGATGAAGGGCCTGCTGGCATGA